A genome region from Nicotiana tabacum cultivar K326 chromosome 13, ASM71507v2, whole genome shotgun sequence includes the following:
- the LOC107818314 gene encoding 14-3-3-like protein F — protein MSSSRDEFVYMAKLAEQAERYGEMVEFMEKVVTTADGGEELTIEERNLLSVAYKNVIGARRASWRIISSIEQKEESRGNEDHVTSIKTYRSKIESELTSICNGILKLLDSNLIGAASTGDSKVFYLKMKGDYHRYLAEFKTGAERKEAAENTLSAYKSAQEIANAELAPTHPIRLGLALNFSVFYYEILNSPDRACNLAKQAFDEAIAELDTLGEESYKDSTLIMQLLRDNLTLWTSDMQDEGTEEMKEVAKPDNEEH, from the exons CGTGTACATGGCGAAGCTTGCGGAGCAAGCCGAGCGGTACGGGGAGATGGTAGAGTTCATGGAGAAGGTCGTAACCACCGCGGACGGCGGCGAGGAACTAACCATCGAAGAACGTAACCTTCTCTCCGTAGCTTACAAAAACGTGATCGGAGCACGACGAGCCTCGTGGCGGATCATTTCCTCTATTGAGCAAAAAGAAGAGAGCCGAGGCAACGAAGATCACGTGACCTCTATTAAAACTTACAGATCTAAGATCGAGTCGGAGTTGACATCGATCTGTAACGGTATACTCAAGCTGCTCGATTCGAATCTCATCGGCGCTGCTTCTACCGGAGATTCTAAGGTGTTTTATTTGAAAATGAAAGGAGATTATCATCGGTATTTGGCCGAGTTTAAGAccggagctgagagaaaagaagCTGCTGAGAATACTCTTTCGGCTTACAAGTCCGCTCAG GAAATTGCAAATGCGGAACTGGCACCTACACATCCCATTCGATTGGGGCTAGCTCTCAATTTCTCTGTATTTTACTATGAGATATTGAATTCTCCTGATCGTGCTTGTAATCTCGCCAAACAG GCCTTTGATGAGGCGATCGCTGAGCTTGACACGTTGGGGGAGGAGTCCTACAAGGATAGTACGTTGATAATGCAGCTTCTTCGCGATAATCTGACTTTGTGGACCTCCGACATGCAG GACGAGGGAACTGAAGAGATGAAAGAAGTAGCAAAACCGGATAATGAGGAGCACTAA
- the LOC107818311 gene encoding uncharacterized protein LOC107818311: MQEQMGKLEEELWQMKEVANEASVKATGELLKELRTSRELQSNTQEELKIKYKNILSLRLEIERAKEFQLWLAEKEASLGKLKDELNNAKGNEAQVMDLLSNFKKRVHELQVEVENRRLSESKIVDSLALKTKEFEQISRHCDGSCHRKISWEKELERLRSELGSTKANLALSDEMLLLRKQLKLATDAEEKSQTEATVAKEKLSASQLELEQVKDEARRLKQMVRNTEARYQKLLDEAKQETLAQQETARFAESLKDAEHMTRAAREEIYKLRDILKQVVNEANVAKAAADLARDENSQLKDSLAEKEEKLHFLAREIGQVDKEIFSVKPIELLQQEQEDLEAKIQDDDPEKAEAPKSEPHTPKQVSHHRRASSSTFSDDFGTPRAEFSDHSDTD; this comes from the coding sequence ATGCAAGAACAAATGGGAAAACTTGAGGAGGAGCTTTGGCAGATGAAAGAGGTAGCTAATGAGGCCAGTGTGAAGGCAACTGGGGAACTATTAAAAGAGCTAAGAACTTCGAGGGAATTGCAATCTAATACTCAAGAAGAATTGAAGATTAAATATAAGAATATTTTGTCTCTGAGGTTGGAGATTGAGAGAGCAAAAGAGTTTCAGCTTTGGTTAGCAGAAAAAGAAGCTAGTTTAGGAAAATTGAAAGATGAATTGAATAATGCAAAAGGGAATGAGGCTCAGGTGATGGATTTATTATCCAATTTCAAGAAAAGGGTTCATGAACTACAAGTTGAAGTAGAGAATAGAAGATTATCCGAGTCTAAAATAGTAGATTCATTGGCATTGAAGACAAAGGAGTTCGAGCAAATTAGCAGACATTGTGATGGTTCTTGCCATAGGAAGATTTCTTGGGAGAAGGAACTGGAACGCCTTAGGTCTGAACTTGGATCAACCAAGGCAAATTTGGCTTTGAGTGATGAGATGCTCTTGCTTAGAAAACAACTTAAATTGGCAACTGATGCAGAAGAAAAGAGCCAAACCGAAGCTACTGTGGCCAAGGAGAAACTTAGTGCTTCTCAATTAGAACTAGAACAAGTAAAAGATGAGGCAAGACGATTGAAACAGATGGTCAGAAACACTGAAGCTAGGTACCAAAAGCTTTTGGATGAGGCAAAACAGGAAACTCTTGCTCAGCAGGAGACTGCAAGATTCGCCGAGTCTCTTAAAGATGCTGAGCATATGACTAGAGCAGCAAGGGAAGAAATTTACAAATTGAGGGACATATTGAAGCAGGTTGTAAATGAAGCGAACGTTGCAAAAGCTGCTGCTGATCTAGCTAGAGATGAAAATTCTCAACTCAAAGATTCCCTAGCTGAAAAGGAGgaaaaacttcattttcttgctcGAGAGATTGGACAAGTAGACAAGGAAATTTTCAGCGTCAAACCTATTGAGTTGCTTCAACAAGAACAGGAAGATTTAGAAGCAAAAATTCAAGATGATGATCCTGAAAAGGCTGAGGCGCCAAAATCAGAGCCCCATACACCAAAACAGGTATCTCATCATCGGAGAGCATCCTCATCTACCTTCTCAGACGATTTTGGAACACCTAGAGCAGAATTCTCCGATCATTCAGATACTGATTGA